In Uranotaenia lowii strain MFRU-FL chromosome 2, ASM2978415v1, whole genome shotgun sequence, one genomic interval encodes:
- the LOC129741446 gene encoding uncharacterized protein LOC129741446, whose product MIVDHHLQVEHPTFHLLDRYCEANLNVACRLPQTEAVQIRCTHRDDFLYAVPSSGCSTYYRCYHRQPIRYKCGDGAYFDYRQQKCVRNEGTCYDLLCTGKTDGAYADTTQACRRFYECSGGNLVKVDNCPLGTLFDGIECAPRQEVTCASPVDEAIGIPIPSDDRCYGRGDGFHVLEDDQCQKVLVCGDSSVVEVLECPEGYAYDERMKRCVFSSGLGLPGCASNTMDESDDICAALPEGLYLDPLSKNCKSYVKCKDGRKMARMDCSKGTVFNGAQCVPEFLYHCPRMALPGDICDKKNDGLYNDPRKGCSYFVKCENFKTVDSFSCPSGFIFDPVQNVCTEDPGNDFCQEVGYSNDCSLRSAGFYQDFSDQSKCSNFFYCFNGFKTILRCPANQVFDGENCVQSSSYSCPSENSDSCANKANGFYRDFSGSCRSYFQCSEGSKTSYLCKPGLIFIGGQCSDRQEDTICEDDIMCSGKSDGYHQDLQSACRSYYYCQGGERLQTLTCRGSKIYNGHSCVSQDVYKCPVGSAASNPYLNCLPRKCNPSCSKSGFETDYDSGCQNYFFCIDTKKTLLSCSSNYIFNGEICVPTSMYNCPKYCDDTVECS is encoded by the exons ATGATCGTCGATCATCACCTCCAAGTAGAGCATCCAACTTTCCATCTTCTCGATCGCTACTGTGAGGCCAACCTTAACGTTGCTTGCA GACTACCCCAAACCGAGGCCGTGCAGATCCGGTGCACCCACCGGGATGATTTCTTGTACGCAGTTCCGTCCTCCGGGTGTTCAACGTACTATCGCTGCTACCATCGTCAACCGATACGATACAAATGTGGCGACGGAGCGTATTTCGACTATCGTCAGCAGAAGTGTGTTAGAAATGAAG GAACATGTTACGATCTGTTGTGTACCGGAAAAACGGATGGGGCTTATGCCGACACTACTCAAGCGTGTCGCCGATTTTACGAGTGTAGCGGAGGAAATTTGGTGAAGGTTGACAACTGTCCACTCGGGACCTTGTTTGATGGAATCGAATGCGCGCCGCGGCAGGAAGTGACCTGTGCTAGTCCGGTGGATGAAGCTATTGGCATTCCCATCCCAAGCGATGATCGTTGTTATGGCAGGGGAGATGGATTCCACGTGCTAGAGGATGATCAATGCCAGAAGGTGCTGGTGTGTGGGGATAGCAGTGTTGTTGAAGTGTTGGAATGTCCAGAGGGATACGCATATGATGAGCGAATGAAGCGCTGTGTTTTCTCAAGTGGATTGGGTTTACCGGGTTGCGCAAGTAATACGATGGATGAAAGTGATGATATATGTGCGGCATTACCAGAAGGTTTATACTTGGACCCGCTATCTAAAAACTGCAAAAGTTATGTGAAATGCAAGGACGGGCGAAAGATGGCGAGAATGGACTGTTCAAAAGGAACTGTTTTTAATGGAGCTCAGTGTGTTCCCGAGTTTTTGTACCACTGTCCGCGAATGGCACTTCCGGGCGATATTTGTGATAAAAAGAACGATGGACTGTATAATGATCCCAGGAAAGGATGTTCTTATTTCGTGAAGtgtgaaaactttaaaacagtggACAGTTTTTCCTGTCCGAGTGGGTTCATTTTTGATCCGGTTCAAAATGTGTGTACTGAGGATCCTGGTAATGACTTTTGTCAAGAGGTGGGATACTCCAACGACTGCAGTCTTCGTTCGGCTGGATTTTACCAGGATTTCTCGGATCAATCGAAGTGTTCTAACTTTTTCTATTGCTTCAACGGATTCAAAACCATTCTTCGATGCCCTGCAAATCAAGTGTTTGATGGAGAAAATTGCGTGCAATCATCGTCTTACTCTTGTCCGTCTGAAAATTCTGATTCGTGTGCAAATAAGGCGAATGGATTCTATCGAGACTTTAGTGGGAGTTGTCGGTCTTACTTCCAGTGCTCAGAAGGAAGCAAAACTTCCTACCTCTGCAAACCAGGGCTAATTTTCATCGGTGGTCAATGTTCCGATCGTCAGGAAGATACTATATGTGAAGATGACATTATGTGTTCCGGGAAATCTGACGGATATCACCAGGATCTTCAGAGTGCCTGTCGGAGTTATTACTACTGTCAAGGAGGCGAAAGGCTACAAACGCTCACTTGTCGAGGAAGCAAAATTTATAACGGTCACAGTTGCGTTTCTCAAGATGTTTATAAATGTCCAGTAGGGAGTGCGGCCTCTAATCCCTATCTCAATTGTCTACCCCGGAAATGCAATCCCAGTTGTTCCAAGAGTGGCTTTGAAACCGACTACGACAGTGGTTGCCAGAATTATTTCTTCTGCATCGATACTAAAAAGACACTGCTCTCTTGCTCGAGCAATTACATTTTTAATGGAGAAATTTGCGTGCCAACCAGTATGTACAACTGTCCGAAGTACTGCGATGATACGGTTGAATGCAGCTAG